The following proteins are encoded in a genomic region of Brachyspira pilosicoli:
- a CDS encoding chromate transporter produces the protein MIEEKKEEKPNKISALTMFISFFYIGLVTIGGGLAMLPIMQEEFVDKRKFLTKAEIVDVFALAQSIPGVIAVNTSLLTGFKIAGIFGGIMAGIGVMMPSFIIILIIAPIFEKVQNLEYVNKAFLGIKGAIAALILLSAYDMGKSVLKNKFTAILFILSFILVVFLNFNVIYTLLISAFLGWVYYLISKRFIRN, from the coding sequence ATGATAGAAGAAAAAAAAGAAGAAAAACCAAATAAAATTTCTGCTCTTACAATGTTTATTTCGTTTTTTTATATAGGTCTTGTTACGATAGGGGGAGGTTTGGCTATGCTTCCTATTATGCAGGAGGAGTTTGTTGATAAGAGGAAATTTTTAACAAAAGCTGAGATAGTAGATGTATTTGCATTAGCACAGAGTATACCTGGTGTTATAGCAGTTAATACCTCGCTTCTCACTGGTTTTAAGATAGCTGGTATTTTTGGCGGTATAATGGCTGGTATTGGTGTGATGATGCCTTCTTTTATTATTATACTTATAATAGCTCCTATATTTGAAAAAGTACAAAATTTAGAATATGTAAATAAAGCTTTTTTAGGCATAAAGGGGGCAATAGCTGCTTTAATACTTCTCTCTGCTTATGATATGGGAAAGAGTGTTTTAAAAAATAAATTTACAGCTATACTTTTTATATTAAGTTTTATTTTGGTTGTATTTCTTAATTTTAATGTTATATATACTTTACTTATTTCTGCTTTTTTGGGTTGGGTTTATTATTTAATTAGTAAAAGATTTATTAGGAATTAA
- a CDS encoding malic enzyme-like NAD(P)-binding protein, producing the protein MSDELKTKALEYHSKGKAGKIEVIATKPCKTADDLSLAYTPGVAKPVLEIAENPSDAYKYTSKGNLVAVISNGTAILGLGDRGALASKPVMEGKGILFKRFADIDVFDIEINEKNPDKIIEIVKALEPTFGGINLEDIKAPECFKIEKTLIEKCDIPVFHDDQHGTAIICSAALINALEIANIDKRNAKIVFNGAGSAGISCAKMFVALGVPKENIIMCDSKGVITKDRIESVTEEKKEFATDLKVKNLEEAMKGANVFAGLSVADCVSEDMVKSMAKKPIIFAMANPNPEIQYEKAVAVRNDLIMATGRSDYPNQINNVLGFPFIFRGALDVKAKAISEKMKMAASLALAALAKEKVPEEVFKAYGNKTFEFGKNYIVPKPFDPRVIEWVSPAVAKAACDEGLAREPINDFEKYKASLKNRMKKYWN; encoded by the coding sequence ATGTCAGATGAATTAAAAACAAAAGCATTAGAATATCACTCAAAAGGGAAAGCTGGAAAAATAGAAGTTATAGCTACAAAACCTTGTAAAACTGCTGATGACTTATCATTAGCATATACTCCCGGAGTTGCTAAACCTGTACTTGAAATAGCAGAAAATCCAAGCGATGCATACAAATATACTTCTAAAGGAAATTTAGTTGCTGTTATTTCAAACGGAACTGCAATACTTGGATTAGGGGACAGAGGGGCTTTAGCTTCAAAACCTGTTATGGAAGGAAAGGGAATATTATTTAAACGCTTTGCGGATATTGATGTATTTGATATAGAAATCAATGAAAAAAATCCTGATAAAATCATAGAAATAGTAAAAGCATTAGAGCCTACTTTCGGAGGAATCAACCTCGAAGATATAAAAGCTCCTGAATGCTTCAAAATAGAAAAAACTTTAATAGAAAAATGTGATATACCTGTGTTTCATGATGACCAGCACGGTACGGCTATAATATGTTCTGCTGCTTTGATTAATGCTTTAGAAATTGCAAATATAGATAAAAGAAATGCTAAGATAGTATTTAATGGTGCGGGTTCTGCAGGCATTTCTTGTGCTAAAATGTTTGTAGCGTTGGGAGTACCTAAAGAAAATATTATTATGTGCGACAGTAAAGGCGTTATCACTAAAGATAGAATAGAATCAGTTACCGAAGAGAAAAAGGAGTTTGCAACAGACTTAAAAGTAAAAAATCTTGAAGAGGCTATGAAAGGAGCTAATGTATTTGCTGGGCTTTCTGTTGCTGATTGTGTTAGTGAGGATATGGTTAAATCTATGGCTAAAAAACCTATAATATTTGCTATGGCTAACCCTAACCCTGAGATACAATACGAAAAGGCGGTAGCTGTTAGAAATGATTTAATTATGGCTACAGGAAGAAGCGATTATCCTAATCAGATTAACAATGTGTTGGGTTTTCCTTTTATATTTAGAGGTGCTTTAGATGTGAAGGCAAAAGCTATATCAGAAAAAATGAAAATGGCTGCTTCATTAGCATTGGCTGCCCTTGCTAAAGAAAAAGTACCTGAAGAGGTTTTCAAAGCTTATGGAAATAAAACTTTTGAGTTTGGTAAAAATTATATAGTGCCAAAACCTTTTGACCCAAGGGTTATTGAGTGGGTATCTCCTGCTGTTGCTAAGGCTGCATGCGATGAGGGGCTTGCTCGAGAGCCTATTAATGATTTTGAAAAATATAAGGCTTCTCTAAAAAATAGAATGAAAAAATATTGGAATTAA
- a CDS encoding chromate transporter gives MIYFRLFYIFAKLGIFTYGGGYAIIALLLGILEGYGWITSSEFSNLVAISQITPGPIAINAATFVGYKVAGVLGSSVATFGIFLPAFIICMIVSKFFYSLKNNEQFNSIMNGLRVCAVALIVSAVITFCKDAFFVKLTDSSILNNIAFIKNIFNYISPIGLFIFALSIFLKKIKIAGRKVPIIAIILIAAVIGVIFY, from the coding sequence ATGATATATTTTAGATTATTTTATATATTTGCAAAGCTTGGAATTTTTACTTATGGCGGAGGGTATGCTATTATAGCACTGCTGCTTGGAATATTGGAAGGGTACGGCTGGATTACTTCAAGCGAGTTTTCTAATCTCGTTGCTATATCTCAAATTACTCCCGGTCCTATAGCTATCAATGCCGCTACTTTTGTGGGGTATAAAGTTGCGGGTGTATTAGGGTCTTCCGTTGCTACATTTGGAATATTTTTACCTGCTTTTATAATATGTATGATTGTATCTAAGTTTTTTTACAGCCTAAAAAATAATGAACAGTTTAATAGTATAATGAATGGACTTAGGGTATGTGCTGTTGCTTTAATAGTTTCTGCAGTTATTACTTTTTGTAAAGATGCTTTTTTTGTAAAATTAACTGACTCCTCTATACTTAATAATATAGCATTTATAAAAAATATTTTTAATTATATAAGCCCAATAGGTTTATTTATATTTGCTTTATCCATCTTTCTTAAAAAAATAAAAATAGCAGGAAGAAAAGTACCTATTATAGCTATAATATTAATAGCAGCTGTAATTGGAGTTATTTTTTACTAA
- a CDS encoding glycosyltransferase codes for MKINELVSILVPVYNIESTIEKNINTLIDKVSPFLINFEIIISDDGSSDNSKEEIKKICLNFQNKNTNLKNIIGVYAKENQGKGHALKRACEVSNGQYIIFCDGDMEIDPSQLENFFSIMQKENADVVIGSKRHKDSIVNYSNIRKIISFIYFMFVKIFFHLPIQDTQTGLKLFKRNAIINIFPRILVKAFAYDLEVLVACNSNNKKIVSAPVIVNPNRHFGFIRFPILWRTFIDTLAIFYRLNIVHFYDDLFSELKEKPLVSIIIPLKKINDYIKEETEYLLEQIYKNFELIILPDKYTNEEIDIELFKDERIKIVETGELPPAIKRAIGVKNSKGSILAFLDDDTYPEKDWLLNALRAMESKKVFALGGPAINTPKDNFSKQISGLIYSSTLMSGKHRARYIPDKVQYVNDYPSCNFIITRELYDRAGGFDSEYWPGEDTILCNNIMKQKEKILYTPEALVYHHRRDLFFGHFKQLKGYAWHRGYFVKRFGGNSLALSYFIPSIFLIYTIFMPIALYFNLPQVLNNLIPAINKNIFLVLLLFPHSFYALCLLGSWASTLSLTKGFCKAIGIFLSHLTYGLFFIKGFVQGFISKK; via the coding sequence ATGAAAATAAATGAATTAGTATCAATATTAGTACCTGTATATAATATAGAAAGCACTATAGAAAAAAATATAAATACATTAATAGACAAAGTTTCTCCGTTTTTAATAAATTTTGAGATAATTATTTCTGATGACGGAAGCAGCGACAACTCAAAAGAAGAAATAAAAAAAATATGTTTAAACTTTCAAAATAAAAACACAAATCTAAAAAATATAATAGGAGTTTATGCCAAAGAAAATCAAGGCAAGGGGCATGCATTAAAAAGAGCATGCGAAGTCTCTAATGGACAATACATAATATTTTGTGATGGCGATATGGAAATAGACCCTTCACAATTAGAGAACTTTTTTAGTATTATGCAAAAAGAAAATGCTGATGTTGTTATAGGCTCTAAGAGGCATAAAGATTCTATTGTTAATTATTCTAATATACGAAAAATTATTTCTTTTATTTATTTTATGTTTGTGAAAATATTCTTTCATCTTCCAATACAAGACACTCAAACGGGATTAAAACTTTTTAAAAGAAATGCAATAATAAATATTTTTCCAAGGATACTTGTAAAAGCATTTGCTTATGATTTGGAAGTATTAGTAGCTTGCAATTCTAATAATAAAAAAATAGTTTCTGCTCCTGTAATAGTTAATCCAAATAGGCATTTTGGTTTTATTAGATTTCCTATTTTGTGGAGAACATTTATTGACACTTTAGCAATATTTTATAGACTCAATATTGTTCATTTTTATGATGATTTGTTTTCAGAATTAAAAGAAAAACCATTGGTAAGCATTATTATACCGCTAAAAAAAATTAATGATTATATAAAAGAAGAAACAGAATATTTACTTGAACAAATATACAAAAACTTTGAATTGATAATACTCCCAGACAAATATACAAACGAAGAAATTGATATAGAACTTTTTAAAGATGAAAGAATTAAAATAGTAGAAACAGGGGAACTTCCTCCTGCAATAAAAAGAGCTATTGGAGTGAAAAACTCTAAAGGAAGCATATTAGCATTTTTAGATGATGATACATATCCAGAAAAAGATTGGCTTTTAAACGCATTAAGAGCAATGGAGAGTAAAAAAGTTTTTGCACTCGGCGGACCAGCTATTAACACTCCAAAAGATAATTTCTCAAAACAAATTAGCGGACTTATTTATAGTTCAACACTTATGAGCGGAAAACATAGAGCAAGATATATACCTGATAAGGTTCAATATGTTAATGATTATCCAAGCTGCAATTTTATAATCACAAGGGAGCTTTATGATAGAGCTGGAGGTTTTGACAGCGAATATTGGCCAGGTGAAGATACTATTCTTTGCAATAACATCATGAAACAAAAAGAAAAAATATTATATACCCCAGAAGCATTAGTTTATCATCATAGAAGAGATTTATTTTTTGGGCATTTCAAACAACTAAAAGGTTATGCATGGCATAGAGGTTATTTTGTAAAAAGATTCGGTGGAAACTCATTAGCCTTATCATATTTTATACCGTCAATATTCTTAATCTATACTATTTTTATGCCAATTGCATTATATTTTAATTTGCCACAAGTTTTAAATAATTTAATACCAGCAATCAATAAAAATATATTTCTTGTTTTGCTATTATTTCCACATAGTTTTTATGCATTATGTTTACTTGGTAGCTGGGCAAGCACTCTTTCTCTTACTAAAGGTTTTTGCAAAGCTATAGGAATATTTTTATCACACCTCACTTACGGACTTTTCTTTATAAAAGGTTTTGTACAAGGTTTTATTAGTAAAAAATAA
- a CDS encoding peptide ABC transporter substrate-binding protein gives MKKIALIIFFIFIYTISCTKQSSIVNEAISINMGPEPKTLDPTLNSLNAVSCYILHAFEGLTKMDSNNNVQPGMAERWDISDDGLTYTFYLRTNALWSDGTNVTAKDFEYSWKRSVNPSVAAEYAYMMEIVKNAKEINEGTMNYNELAVKAIDDYTFQVTLANPSPYFLEFIASTGIFMPLREDIINTYGDEWTLNPKTYIGNGPYNMTERLIDEKIVFSANKNYYNPNEQAAKKINFILMSEPNTAMSGIKSSSIHFSALEPPSSEIESLKAENLLIENKAIGTYYIELNITNNALKDKRVRQALSLAIDRNYLVLNVTKGGQTPAGAFIPPTVRGSNSTFRVENQEYINNKNYLANVEKAKQLMAEAGYPNGKDFPVLELKVSPGIYVLVGETIQQMWKNNLNIDIKLLQEEFPITLQTLIDKDYEMARMGWTGDYNDPMTMLEVMLSYSGINHTGFSNSNYDNLINIAKTSSDNNVRMNAMKEAEAILMDEMPIIPLYYRTDSFMINPILKNVVLSPLGRHKFNYCYIEVTKNTNR, from the coding sequence ATGAAAAAAATTGCATTAATTATATTTTTTATCTTTATATATACTATATCTTGTACAAAACAAAGCTCAATTGTAAACGAAGCTATATCTATCAATATGGGGCCGGAACCAAAAACTTTAGACCCTACATTAAACTCATTAAATGCTGTATCTTGTTATATACTTCATGCATTTGAAGGCTTAACTAAAATGGATTCTAATAATAATGTTCAGCCTGGTATGGCAGAAAGATGGGATATATCAGATGATGGACTTACATATACATTTTATTTAAGAACAAACGCTTTATGGTCTGACGGAACAAATGTTACTGCTAAAGATTTTGAGTATTCTTGGAAGAGAAGTGTTAATCCGAGCGTTGCTGCTGAATATGCATATATGATGGAAATAGTAAAAAATGCTAAAGAAATCAATGAAGGCACTATGAACTATAATGAACTAGCAGTAAAAGCTATAGATGATTACACATTTCAAGTAACATTGGCTAATCCTTCACCATATTTTCTTGAGTTTATAGCATCTACTGGAATATTTATGCCATTAAGAGAGGATATTATAAATACCTATGGTGATGAATGGACTCTAAATCCAAAAACATATATAGGAAATGGACCTTATAATATGACAGAAAGACTAATAGATGAAAAAATAGTATTTTCTGCAAATAAAAACTATTATAACCCAAATGAACAAGCAGCAAAAAAAATAAATTTCATATTGATGAGTGAACCAAATACTGCTATGTCTGGTATTAAAAGTTCTTCTATACATTTTTCTGCATTAGAACCGCCTTCTTCAGAAATAGAGTCTTTAAAAGCTGAAAATTTATTAATTGAAAATAAAGCCATTGGAACTTACTACATAGAATTAAATATTACAAACAATGCTTTAAAAGATAAAAGAGTAAGACAGGCTTTATCTTTGGCAATAGATAGAAATTATTTGGTACTAAATGTAACTAAAGGAGGACAAACACCTGCAGGAGCATTTATACCTCCTACTGTGAGAGGTTCTAATTCTACATTTAGAGTTGAAAATCAAGAATATATAAATAACAAAAATTATTTAGCCAATGTTGAAAAAGCAAAACAATTAATGGCTGAAGCAGGTTATCCAAATGGAAAAGATTTCCCTGTTTTAGAATTAAAAGTATCACCTGGTATATATGTATTAGTTGGGGAGACTATACAGCAAATGTGGAAAAATAATTTAAATATAGATATTAAATTATTACAAGAAGAGTTCCCTATTACATTACAAACTTTAATAGATAAAGATTATGAAATGGCAAGAATGGGTTGGACTGGAGATTATAATGACCCTATGACCATGCTTGAAGTAATGCTTAGCTACAGCGGAATTAATCACACAGGTTTTTCAAATTCTAATTATGATAACCTTATTAATATAGCAAAAACTTCATCTGATAATAATGTTAGAATGAATGCTATGAAAGAAGCTGAAGCTATACTTATGGATGAAATGCCTATAATACCTCTCTATTATAGAACAGATTCATTTATGATTAATCCAATACTAAAAAATGTGGTATTAAGTCCTTTAGGAAGGCATAAATTCAATTATTGTTATATAGAGGTAACTAAAAATACTAATAGATAA
- the metX gene encoding homoserine O-acetyltransferase MetX, with protein MIEYFDYNKTFKFENSAAIDNLKIAYTTNGKLNDKKDNAVLICHAFTGDSDVLTWWSNFVGKKKAIDTDKYFVICSNVLGGCYGTTGPSSKKPNSHLCYGTDFPSFTMKDIVKAQKLLIDYLKINKLYAVVGGSMGGMQVLQWSASYPNMMNKLIIIASCMTHSPMQIAFNEISRQAITEDSEWYGGKYYGISTPDNGLALARMLGHITYMSEEYMRKKFGRRRKKAIKYFTPSFEVENYLHYNGEKFSERFDANSFLYLTKAMDLFDVRDNIKKIKKHSIDKVLVISFVSDWLYPSYQSEDIVKAYRELNIDTEFHELKSNYGHDAFLLKNDEQTKYIKNFLNS; from the coding sequence ATGATAGAGTATTTTGATTATAATAAAACTTTTAAATTTGAAAACTCTGCTGCTATAGATAATTTAAAAATAGCATACACTACAAATGGTAAATTAAATGATAAAAAAGATAATGCCGTATTAATTTGCCATGCTTTTACAGGAGACAGTGATGTTCTCACTTGGTGGAGCAATTTTGTTGGCAAGAAAAAAGCTATAGACACAGATAAATATTTTGTAATATGTTCAAATGTGCTTGGAGGCTGCTATGGAACAACTGGTCCTTCATCAAAGAAACCTAATAGTCATCTATGCTATGGCACAGATTTTCCAAGTTTTACTATGAAAGACATTGTAAAGGCTCAAAAATTATTAATAGATTATTTGAAAATAAATAAGCTTTATGCAGTTGTAGGCGGCTCTATGGGAGGAATGCAGGTTTTGCAGTGGAGTGCATCATACCCAAACATGATGAACAAATTAATAATTATAGCAAGCTGTATGACTCATTCACCTATGCAAATAGCTTTTAATGAAATATCAAGACAGGCTATAACAGAAGATTCAGAATGGTATGGAGGCAAATATTACGGCATATCCACTCCAGATAATGGACTTGCTTTGGCTAGAATGCTTGGGCATATCACGTACATGAGCGAAGAGTATATGAGAAAAAAATTTGGAAGAAGAAGAAAAAAGGCTATAAAATATTTTACTCCTTCTTTTGAAGTGGAAAATTATTTGCATTACAATGGTGAAAAATTTAGTGAGAGATTTGATGCTAATAGTTTTTTGTATCTTACCAAGGCTATGGATTTATTTGATGTGAGAGATAATATAAAAAAAATAAAGAAGCATTCTATAGATAAAGTCCTTGTAATATCATTTGTATCAGACTGGCTTTATCCGAGTTATCAGTCTGAGGATATAGTAAAAGCTTATAGAGAACTTAATATTGATACTGAGTTTCATGAATTAAAATCAAACTATGGTCATGATGCTTTTTTGCTTAAAAATGATGAGCAGACAAAATATATAAAAAACTTTTTAAACTCTTAA